The window CTCTCCACGAGCAACGACACACTGCCGCCCGGGCGCATCCACGCGATCGAGGTCAGCCAGCCGCTGCTCTGGCGGCCGGCCGGCTGGTGGATGATCCGCATCAACCGCGCGGGCGCCGCCGGCGAGGGCTCGGCGCAGACCAGCACCACGATGCTCCCCGTGGGCACGCTCGACGACGTGCGCACGGTGCTCGGCCTGCTCCTCCCGTCCCTCGCGAAGCCCGCCGCCGATGCCGCGCCCACCGACGCCGACGCCGCGCCCACCGACGCCGATGCCGCGCCCACCGACGCCGACGCGTCGGCCCTCCCCGCCAGCACCCGCGACATCGTGCTCGCCGGCATCACCGCCCGCGCCGGAGAGGGCTTCACCGACGCCCCGCGCCGCGCCTGGCCGATCCGCCCGTTCTCGTGGCGCCGCACCGGATTCGCCGTCACCGACGACGCGATCCTGCTGCGCTCGGGCTTCGTCTGGCGCCACCTCTCGGTCGTCCCGCTGGCCCGCGTGCAGAGCCTCCGCATCACCCAGGGCCCCCTGCTCCGGATGCTCGACCTCGTCGACCTGGCCGTGCAGACCGTCGCGGGCCCCGTCCGCGCCACCGTCCCGGCGGCAGACCGCGTGGCGGGCACCGCCGCCTTCGAGCTCTGGGCCACCCGAGTCGTGGACGCCGCCTCCACCGACACCTCCCACCGCTGGGCCACCAGACCCATCGCCTCCCCTCCCACCCCCGAAGGAGACCCCCGATGAGACCCTCCGAGCGCACCGGCCGCCTCGGCGTCGGCATCATCGGCGCCGGCCGCGTCGGCCCCGTGCTCGGCGCCGCCCTCGCGAACGCCGGCCACGCGATCGTCGGCGTCTCCGCGATCTCCGACGCCAGCCGCGAGCGGGCCGAGGTGATGCTCCCCGGAGCCCCGATCCTCCCCATCCCCGAGCTCGTCGAGCGCAGCGAGCTGGTGCTCATCGCCGTCCCCTCGGCCGAGCTCCCCGCCCTCATCGCGGGCCTGGCGGAGACGGGTGCCTGGCAGATGGGACAGCTCGTGCTGCACACCGCCCCCGAGTTCGGCGCCGACGTGTTCGCCGCCGCGAGGGGGGCCGGCGTGATCCCGCTGGCCGTGCATCCGGCCATGTCGTTCACCGGCACCAGCGTCGACCTCGCCCGCCTCGCGGGAACCCACTTCGCCGTCACCGCCCCCACCCCCGTGCTGCCCATCGCGCAGGCCCTCGTGGTCGAGATGGGCGGCGAGCCGGTGATCGTCGCCGAGGCCGACCGCCCGGCCTACGCGGAGGCCGTCGAGACCGCCACGACCTTCTCGAGCGCCATCGTCGACCAGGCCGCCGGGCTGCTCGAGGCCATCGGCGTCGACGCCCCCGGGCGTGTGCTCGCCCCCCTCGTGCGCTCGGCCGTCGAGAACGCCCTCGCGCGGGCGGGCGGCGGCATCCCCCCGGTCTGAGCAGCTGAGCAGCCCGGGCCGGTGAGCAGCCCGGGCCGCAGAGCAGTGGGCCGCTGAGCGGCCCGGCCCAGGTAGCATCGTCGTGGCGGTCTGCGAGGCAGGCGGCCGACAGCGAAGGAGTTCCCCCGGTGACCCAGGCCGAAACCGCCGCCCTCGCCCCCCATCTCCCGGTCGTCGCCACGACGATCGACGACGTGCGGCGCCGGCTCGAGACGCTCGCGGGCGACGTCGCCGGCGCGGCGACGGATGCACGACCCCGCGTCGCCCTCGTGCCCACCATGGGCGCCCTGCACGAGGGCCACCTCGCCCTCGTCGACCGCGCGGCGGAGCTCGCCGACATCGTCGTGGTGTCGGTCTTCGTGAACCCGCTCCAGTTCACGGATCCCGCCGACCTCGAGCGCTACCCCCGCGACCTCGACGCCGACCTGGCGACCCTCGCCGGACACGGCGCCGACCTCGTCTTCGCCCCCGACGTGACCGAGATCTACCCCCGCGGCGACACCGCCACCCGCGTCACCGCCGGCAAGGTCGGCGGCCTGTTCGAGGGCCGCAGCCGCCCCGGACACTTCGACGGTGTGCTCACGGTCGTCGCGAAGCTGCTCAACATCGTCGGGCCGCAGTTCGTGCTCTTCGGTGAGAAGGATGCGCAGCAGGTCTTCCTCGTGCGCCGGATGATCGCCGACCTGAACCTCCCCGTCGCCGTCGAGGAGGTCGAGACCGTTCGCGACGACGACGGCCTGGCCCTGTCGAGCCGGAACCGCTTCCTGGACGCCCGGGAGCGCCGCGCCGCCGTCACCCTGCCGCACGTGCTCGAGGCCGCCGTCTCGGCGTCCGACCGCGGCATCGACGCCGTGCTCGCCGCCGCCCAGTCGGCGGCCATGGGCGAGCAGCTCGTCGCGATGGACTACCTCGCGGTCGTGCACCCCGACACCTTCCTCCCGGTCGACGACGACTACACGGGCCCGGCCCGCGCCATCGTCGCGGCCCGCGTCGGCGACACCCGCCTCATCGACAACGCCCCCCTCTACCTCGGCCGCTGACCCCGCCGGGGCGCCGTCTCAGGGGCCGTGCGGTGGGGTGAGCAGCCCGGTGAACGTCCAGTCGACGCCCTCGTCGACCGTGATGACGACCCGGTAGCTCGTCTTCGACTGCTCGATCAGGAAGTCGCTGCTCCCGCGCACCGAACACGTGCTGCTGCCCGTGAACGCGCCGGTGCCGGGGATGCGCACGTCGAACGGACCGTCGCCGGCGCACGAGAACGATACGTCCATCCCCATCCACTCGCGCCCCTCCACGATCGGGTAGTACGGGTTCTGCACCTCGACCTCGCCGGGGCCGGTGCCCGAGGCGCTGACGGGCGTGGCGGTCGGAGTGGGCGTCGCGGTGGGCGTGGGCGACGGGGAGGGAGCGGCTTCCGGGGCGGGCGACGCGGAGGTGCAGCTCGCGAGGAGGGCGGTGCCGAGGGCGGCCAGGAGGGCGGCGCCCGCGCGTCGGCGGGCCGTGGTGCGTGCGTCGAGCATCCGGTTCCCCCTGCCGGGTGCCCCCGCACCCCTGGCTCGACCCTAGCCGCCCCGTGCGGCCCGGTAAACTGGGGCCGACCTCGAGGAGACCCGTTCGAATGACTGACGCCCAGACGCCGCCCACCGAATCCGAGCTGACGGCCGCGGAGGCCGCCGCCGAGGCGAGCGAGCAGAAGGCCGTGCGCCTGGCCAAGCGCGAGAAGCTGATCGGGTCGGGTGCCGAGGCGTACCCCGTGTCGGTGCCGGTCACCACGACCATCCCCGCCGTGCGCGCCGCATGGGGCCACCTCGCCGCCGACGAGACCAGCGGCGAGATCGTCGGGCTCGCGGGCCGCATCGTGCACCTGCGCAACACCGGCAAGCTCTGCTTCGTGTCGCTGCAGTCGGGCGACGGCAGCCGCATCCAGGCCATGGTCTCGCAGGCGAACGTGGGCGAGGAGTCGCTCGCCGACTTCAAGGAGCTCGTCGACCTCGGCGACCACCTGTTCGTGAAGGGCGAGGTCATCTCCTCGCGCCGCGGCGAGCTGAGCGTCATGGTCACCGAGTGGCAGATCGCGTCGAAGGCCGTGCTGCCGCTGCCGAACCTGCACACCGAGCTCTCCGAGGAGACACGGATGCGCAGCCGCTACCTCGATCTCATCGTGCGCGACGGGGCGCGGCAGATGGTGCGCACCCGTGCGCTCACCAACGCGTCGCTGCGCAAGACGTTCGCCGAGCGCGACTTCCTCGAGGTCGAGACGCCGATGCTGCAGACGATCCACGGCGGAGCCGCGGCCCGCCCGTTCGTCACGCACTCCAACGCCTTCGACACCGAGCTGTACCTCCGCATCGCGCCCGAGCTGTTCCTCAAGCGCGCGGTGGTCGGCGGCATCGACCGGGTGTTCGAGATCAACCGCAACTTCCGCAACGAGGGTGCCGACTCCTCGCACTCGCCCGAGTTCGCGATGCTCGAGGCCTACGAGAGCTACGGCGACTACAACTCGATCGCCGAACTGACGCAGACGCTGGTGCAGAACGCGGCGCTCGCCGTGGCGGGCTCGCACGTCGTGACCTGGGCCGACGGCACCGAGTACGACCTCGGCGGCGAGTGGGATCGCATCAGCATGTACGGGTCGCTGAGCGCGGCGGCCGGCATCGAGATCACCCCGCAGACCTCGGTCGCCGAGCTGCAGAAGCTCGCCGACCGCGAGGGCGTCGAGGTGCACCTGGCGAACCACGGCAAGCTCGTCGAGGAGCTGTGGGAGCACTTCGTCAAGGCCGATCTGACGAGCCCCACCTTCGTCATGGACTTCCCGGTCGAGACCAGCCCGCTCACTCGCGCGCACCGCTCGATCGAGGGCGTCGTCGAGAAGTGGGACCTCTACATCAACGGCTTCGAGCTGGGCACCGGCTACTCCGAGCTGGTCGATCCGGTCATCCAGCGCGAGCGCTTCGTCGAGCAGGCGAAGCAGGCCGCCGCGGGCGACGTCGAGGCCATGCG of the Herbiconiux flava genome contains:
- the panC gene encoding pantoate--beta-alanine ligase, with the protein product MTQAETAALAPHLPVVATTIDDVRRRLETLAGDVAGAATDARPRVALVPTMGALHEGHLALVDRAAELADIVVVSVFVNPLQFTDPADLERYPRDLDADLATLAGHGADLVFAPDVTEIYPRGDTATRVTAGKVGGLFEGRSRPGHFDGVLTVVAKLLNIVGPQFVLFGEKDAQQVFLVRRMIADLNLPVAVEEVETVRDDDGLALSSRNRFLDARERRAAVTLPHVLEAAVSASDRGIDAVLAAAQSAAMGEQLVAMDYLAVVHPDTFLPVDDDYTGPARAIVAARVGDTRLIDNAPLYLGR
- a CDS encoding Rossmann-like and DUF2520 domain-containing protein — translated: MRPSERTGRLGVGIIGAGRVGPVLGAALANAGHAIVGVSAISDASRERAEVMLPGAPILPIPELVERSELVLIAVPSAELPALIAGLAETGAWQMGQLVLHTAPEFGADVFAAARGAGVIPLAVHPAMSFTGTSVDLARLAGTHFAVTAPTPVLPIAQALVVEMGGEPVIVAEADRPAYAEAVETATTFSSAIVDQAAGLLEAIGVDAPGRVLAPLVRSAVENALARAGGGIPPV
- the lysS gene encoding lysine--tRNA ligase, whose product is MTDAQTPPTESELTAAEAAAEASEQKAVRLAKREKLIGSGAEAYPVSVPVTTTIPAVRAAWGHLAADETSGEIVGLAGRIVHLRNTGKLCFVSLQSGDGSRIQAMVSQANVGEESLADFKELVDLGDHLFVKGEVISSRRGELSVMVTEWQIASKAVLPLPNLHTELSEETRMRSRYLDLIVRDGARQMVRTRALTNASLRKTFAERDFLEVETPMLQTIHGGAAARPFVTHSNAFDTELYLRIAPELFLKRAVVGGIDRVFEINRNFRNEGADSSHSPEFAMLEAYESYGDYNSIAELTQTLVQNAALAVAGSHVVTWADGTEYDLGGEWDRISMYGSLSAAAGIEITPQTSVAELQKLADREGVEVHLANHGKLVEELWEHFVKADLTSPTFVMDFPVETSPLTRAHRSIEGVVEKWDLYINGFELGTGYSELVDPVIQRERFVEQAKQAAAGDVEAMRLDEEFLRALEFGMPPSGGMGMGIDRLLMALTGLGIRETILFPLVK